The Immundisolibacter cernigliae genome has a window encoding:
- the dmpG gene encoding 4-hydroxy-2-oxovalerate aldolase: MALKDLKGRKVTLHDMCLRDGMHAKRQQITLEQMTAIASALDEAGVPMIEVTHGDGLDGTSINYGFGLHTDEEYLKATVPHLKQAKVSCLLVPGIGTVDGLRMAADLGVSCIRVATHCTEADCGEQHIGLARKLNLDAVGFLMMAHMVSPEKILEQAKLFESYGATCIYVTDSAGYMLPDDVAAKVGLLRANLAPNVELGFHAHNNLSMSVANSLAAIDAGANRIDGSAAGLGAGAGNTPLETLVAVCDRLKIETGISLYKIMDVAEDVVRPIMDQPVRVDRDSLSLGFAGTYSTFLLHAKRFSDRYGISVRDLLVECGRRKTVAGQEDMIESIALEMLAERGKQAAHA, encoded by the coding sequence ATGGCCCTGAAAGACTTGAAAGGCCGCAAGGTCACCCTGCACGACATGTGCCTGCGCGACGGCATGCACGCCAAGCGGCAGCAGATCACGCTGGAACAGATGACCGCCATCGCCTCGGCGCTGGACGAGGCCGGTGTGCCGATGATCGAGGTCACCCACGGCGACGGCCTGGACGGCACCTCCATCAACTACGGTTTCGGCCTGCACACGGACGAGGAATACCTGAAGGCGACCGTGCCGCACCTGAAGCAGGCCAAGGTGTCCTGCCTGCTGGTGCCGGGCATCGGCACCGTGGACGGCCTGCGCATGGCGGCCGATCTTGGCGTGTCCTGCATCCGCGTGGCCACGCACTGCACCGAGGCAGATTGCGGCGAGCAGCATATCGGCCTGGCGCGCAAGCTGAACCTGGACGCGGTCGGCTTCTTGATGATGGCGCACATGGTCAGCCCGGAAAAAATCCTCGAGCAGGCCAAGCTGTTCGAGTCCTACGGCGCCACCTGCATCTACGTGACCGACTCGGCCGGCTACATGCTGCCGGACGACGTTGCGGCCAAGGTCGGCCTGCTGCGCGCCAATCTGGCGCCGAACGTCGAACTGGGCTTTCACGCCCACAACAACCTGTCGATGTCGGTCGCCAACTCGCTGGCCGCGATCGATGCCGGCGCCAATCGCATCGATGGCTCGGCGGCGGGCCTGGGCGCCGGCGCCGGCAACACGCCGCTGGAAACCCTGGTGGCGGTATGCGATCGCCTGAAGATCGAAACCGGCATAAGCCTGTACAAGATCATGGACGTGGCCGAGGACGTGGTGCGCCCGATCATGGACCAGCCGGTGCGTGTGGACCGCGACTCGCTGTCGCTGGGCTTTGCCGGCACCTATTCCACCTTCCTGCTGCACGCCAAGCGCTTCTCGGACCGCTACGGCATTTCCGTGCGCGACCTGCTGGTCGAGTGCGGCCGGCGCAAGACCGTCGCCGGCCAGGAAGACATGATCGAATCGATCGCGCTCGAAATGCTGGCCGAACGCGGCAAGCAAGCCGCCCACGCCTGA
- a CDS encoding 1,6-dihydroxycyclohexa-2,4-diene-1-carboxylate dehydrogenase: MTDNAYHCRRFEGQTAVVTGAAQGIGRATALRLAAEGARVIVADRAAPQADAVRDEIRAAGGQAEVVLADLETWAGAQQLAAGALAAYGHVDVLVNNVGGTIWARPYWEYAPEEIEKEVQRSLWPTLWTCRAVIPHMVERRSGAIVNVGSTATRGVFRVPYTASKGGIHAITVSLAYELAEFGVRVNCIAPGGTNVGQRAIPRTPTPPTERDQQWMKGVLDQTLQDTFIKRFATPDEQAAAICFLAAPEASYLTGYVLPVSGGTPI; encoded by the coding sequence ATGACCGACAACGCCTACCACTGCCGCCGTTTCGAGGGCCAGACCGCCGTCGTCACCGGCGCCGCGCAGGGTATCGGCCGCGCCACCGCGCTGCGCCTGGCCGCCGAAGGCGCGCGGGTGATCGTGGCCGACCGCGCTGCGCCGCAGGCCGATGCGGTGCGGGACGAAATCCGCGCCGCCGGCGGGCAGGCCGAGGTGGTGCTGGCGGATCTGGAAACCTGGGCCGGCGCGCAGCAGCTCGCCGCGGGCGCCTTGGCCGCCTATGGACACGTCGACGTGCTGGTCAACAACGTCGGCGGCACCATCTGGGCGCGCCCGTATTGGGAGTACGCGCCCGAGGAGATCGAAAAGGAGGTCCAGCGCTCGCTGTGGCCGACGCTGTGGACCTGCCGGGCGGTGATTCCGCACATGGTGGAGCGGCGCTCGGGCGCCATCGTGAACGTCGGCTCCACGGCCACGCGCGGTGTTTTTCGCGTGCCTTACACCGCCAGCAAGGGCGGCATCCATGCCATCACGGTGTCCCTGGCCTACGAGCTGGCCGAGTTTGGCGTGCGCGTGAACTGCATTGCCCCCGGCGGCACGAACGTCGGCCAGCGCGCGATTCCACGCACGCCCACGCCGCCCACCGAGCGTGACCAGCAGTGGATGAAGGGCGTGCTCGACCAGACCCTGCAGGACACCTTCATCAAGCGCTTTGCCACGCCCGACGAACAGGCGGCGGCGATCTGCTTCCTGGCGGCGCCGGAGGCCTCTTACCTGACCGGCTACGTGCTGCCGGTCAGCGGCGGCACGCCGATCTGA
- a CDS encoding ester cyclase → MSDQNRLEQNKQFVRKFFAAMDAKRFDEMEALLHPEHLFHLPMAREPLNVKTHMEVNKHIQKSLPIVKRVFEDQIAEGDKVVSRGRLSFQHIGEFNGAAPTNKVIEVSFIHIMRIKDGLNAEEWDEVNFLPLMKALGAVPESAGINWH, encoded by the coding sequence ATGTCGGATCAGAATCGTCTGGAACAGAACAAGCAGTTCGTGCGCAAATTTTTTGCGGCGATGGACGCCAAGCGCTTCGATGAAATGGAGGCGCTGCTGCACCCGGAGCACCTGTTTCACCTGCCGATGGCGCGCGAGCCGCTGAACGTGAAGACGCACATGGAAGTGAACAAGCACATCCAGAAGTCCCTGCCGATCGTCAAGCGCGTGTTCGAGGACCAGATCGCCGAGGGCGACAAGGTGGTCAGCCGCGGCCGGCTGAGCTTTCAGCACATCGGCGAGTTCAACGGGGCGGCACCCACGAACAAGGTCATCGAAGTCAGCTTCATCCACATCATGCGCATCAAGGACGGCCTGAACGCCGAGGAATGGGACGAGGTCAATTTCCTGCCGTTGATGAAGGCGCTGGGCGCGGTGCCGGAGAGTGCCGGCATCAACTGGCACTGA
- a CDS encoding alpha/beta fold hydrolase, producing MSNPEIGKWINAGGINTNYHDVGEGYPTVLIHGSGPGVSAFSNWRLAFPVLSQKVRVLAPDMLGFGYTERPAGVQYTLDTWVKHLVDFIDALGLDKVNLVGNSYGGALSLATAIRHSGRVNRMVLMGAAGVKFPLTEGLDYAWGYTPSLENMRKMLDLFAYDRNLVSDELARLRYEASLREGVQEAYASMFPAPRQRSIDALASPEEDIAKIQSPALIIHGREDRILPYSNSVRLFELLPNSQLHMFGKCGHWTQIEHSARFNKLVLDFFGEA from the coding sequence ATGAGCAATCCTGAAATCGGCAAGTGGATCAACGCCGGCGGCATCAACACCAATTACCACGACGTTGGCGAGGGCTACCCGACGGTGCTGATCCACGGCTCCGGGCCGGGCGTGAGCGCCTTCTCCAACTGGCGCCTGGCGTTTCCGGTGCTGTCGCAGAAAGTGCGCGTGCTGGCGCCGGACATGCTGGGCTTCGGCTACACCGAGCGCCCGGCCGGCGTGCAGTACACGCTGGATACATGGGTCAAGCACCTGGTCGATTTCATCGACGCGCTGGGCCTGGACAAGGTCAACCTGGTCGGCAATTCCTACGGCGGCGCGCTGTCGCTGGCCACTGCCATCCGTCATTCCGGGCGTGTGAACCGCATGGTGCTGATGGGCGCGGCGGGCGTGAAGTTCCCGCTCACCGAGGGTCTGGACTACGCCTGGGGCTACACGCCCTCGCTCGAGAACATGCGCAAGATGCTCGACCTGTTCGCCTACGACCGCAATCTGGTCAGCGACGAACTGGCGCGCCTGCGCTACGAGGCCAGCCTGCGCGAGGGCGTGCAGGAAGCCTATGCCAGCATGTTCCCGGCGCCGCGCCAGCGCTCGATCGACGCCCTGGCCAGCCCGGAGGAGGACATCGCCAAAATTCAGTCCCCGGCGCTGATCATCCATGGCCGCGAGGACCGCATCCTGCCGTACAGCAACTCGGTGCGCCTGTTCGAGCTGCTGCCCAACAGCCAGCTGCACATGTTCGGCAAGTGCGGCCACTGGACGCAGATCGAACACTCGGCCCGCTTCAACAAGCTGGTACTGGATTTCTTCGGCGAAGCCTGA
- a CDS encoding ferritin-like domain-containing protein, with product MAKKKIEKPFLTDIKALRKRAREHIERGAVTAGYRADLDTVIRLLNEALATEIVCMLRYKRHYFMASGINAQSVAQEFLTHANEEQAHADQIAQRIVQLGGEPNLSPEGMLTRSHAEYVEGETLADMIREDLVAERIAIDSYREMIAYLGTDDSTTRRMLEGILAMEEEHADDLVSLLEELG from the coding sequence ATGGCCAAGAAAAAAATCGAAAAGCCATTCCTCACCGACATCAAGGCGCTGCGCAAGCGGGCCCGCGAGCACATCGAGCGCGGGGCGGTCACCGCCGGCTACCGGGCCGATCTGGACACCGTCATCCGGCTTTTGAACGAGGCGCTGGCCACCGAGATCGTCTGCATGCTGCGCTACAAGCGCCATTACTTCATGGCCAGCGGCATCAACGCCCAAAGCGTGGCGCAGGAATTCCTGACGCACGCCAATGAGGAGCAGGCGCACGCCGACCAGATCGCGCAGCGCATCGTGCAGCTCGGCGGCGAGCCCAACCTGTCGCCGGAGGGCATGCTCACGCGCAGCCATGCCGAGTACGTAGAGGGCGAGACGCTGGCTGACATGATCCGCGAGGATCTGGTGGCCGAGCGTATCGCCATCGACAGCTACCGCGAGATGATCGCCTACCTCGGCACTGACGATTCCACCACCCGGCGCATGCTGGAAGGCATCCTGGCGATGGAAGAGGAGCATGCCGACGACCTGGTCAGCCTGCTCGAAGAGCTGGGCTAG
- a CDS encoding acetaldehyde dehydrogenase (acetylating), giving the protein MKINCALIGSGNIGTDLMFKLKRSPVLNPVWMVGIDPDSDGLRKAREAGMKTTHEGVDGLLPHLAEDNIQIAFDATSAYVHKENSDKLTSRGVVMIDLTPAAIGPFCVPPVNIKDHLGKREMNVNMVTCGGQATIPMVYAVSRVQPVVYGEIVATVASKSAGPGTRKNIDEFTRTTSRGIEVVGGARKGKAIIILNPAEPPLIMRDTIHCLTETVPDQDAIRASVKDMIAEVQKYVPGYRLLHNIVFDGNRVSIFVEVEGLGDYLPKYAGNLDIMTAAGTRTAEMIAEEIIAGSFNPAQYKTAAA; this is encoded by the coding sequence ATGAAAATCAACTGCGCCCTGATCGGGTCGGGCAACATCGGCACCGACCTGATGTTCAAGCTAAAGCGCAGCCCGGTGCTCAATCCGGTCTGGATGGTCGGCATCGACCCCGACTCCGACGGCCTGCGCAAGGCGCGCGAGGCCGGCATGAAGACGACTCACGAGGGCGTGGACGGCCTGCTGCCGCACCTGGCCGAGGACAACATCCAGATTGCGTTCGACGCCACCTCGGCCTACGTGCACAAGGAAAACTCCGACAAGCTGACCTCGCGCGGCGTGGTCATGATCGACCTGACGCCGGCCGCCATCGGCCCGTTCTGCGTGCCGCCGGTGAACATCAAGGATCACCTTGGCAAGCGCGAGATGAACGTGAACATGGTCACCTGCGGCGGCCAGGCCACCATCCCGATGGTCTATGCGGTCAGCCGCGTGCAGCCGGTGGTGTATGGCGAGATCGTTGCCACCGTGGCCTCCAAATCGGCCGGCCCTGGCACGCGCAAGAACATCGACGAGTTCACCCGCACCACGTCCAGGGGCATCGAGGTGGTTGGCGGCGCGCGCAAGGGCAAGGCCATCATCATCCTGAACCCGGCCGAGCCGCCGCTGATCATGCGCGACACCATCCACTGCCTGACCGAGACCGTGCCCGACCAGGACGCCATCCGCGCCTCGGTCAAGGACATGATCGCGGAAGTGCAAAAGTACGTGCCCGGCTACCGCCTGCTGCACAACATCGTGTTCGACGGCAACCGGGTGTCGATCTTCGTCGAGGTCGAGGGCCTGGGCGACTATCTGCCCAAGTACGCCGGCAACCTGGACATCATGACCGCCGCCGGCACCCGCACGGCCGAGATGATTGCCGAAGAGATCATCGCCGGCAGCTTCAATCCGGCGCAGTACAAGACCGCCGCCGCCTGA
- a CDS encoding tautomerase family protein, protein MPFLQVNILEGRTEEQKLGLIRELTETVCRVLGSKPEAVRVLINDVPNTNWGIAGKSAKELGR, encoded by the coding sequence ATGCCGTTCCTGCAAGTCAACATTCTCGAAGGCCGCACCGAGGAACAGAAACTCGGCCTGATCCGCGAGCTGACCGAAACCGTCTGCCGCGTGCTCGGCTCCAAGCCGGAAGCGGTGCGCGTGCTGATCAACGACGTGCCCAACACCAACTGGGGCATCGCCGGCAAGTCGGCCAAGGAACTGGGACGCTGA
- a CDS encoding dienelactone hydrolase family protein, which translates to MLAWQPMLTRADTLPGKSSAIGTVPHAALKTQVIEYRDGDQVLEGYLAYDAAKVGKRPAVLIVHDWKGVGPTVQQRAQQLARLGYLAFAADIYGKGVRPDSPEAASAQAGKYKQDRALFRSRLQAGYRAMLASPQADAARTAAIGYCFGGTGVLELARAGVDVRGVVSFHGGLDSPTPADGKNIRGKVLILHGAEDPFVKPADIDALLAELRSADVDWQMISYSGAVHSFTNPDAGNDASTGAAYNASADRRSWGAMRQFFDELFNASGGKPADQ; encoded by the coding sequence ATGCTTGCCTGGCAGCCGATGCTCACCCGGGCCGACACGTTGCCCGGCAAATCGTCGGCCATCGGAACGGTGCCGCACGCCGCGCTCAAAACGCAGGTCATCGAGTATCGCGACGGCGACCAGGTTCTGGAAGGCTATCTCGCCTACGACGCCGCGAAAGTCGGCAAACGCCCCGCGGTACTGATCGTCCATGACTGGAAGGGCGTCGGTCCCACCGTCCAACAGCGCGCGCAGCAACTGGCGCGACTGGGCTATCTGGCGTTCGCGGCGGATATTTACGGCAAGGGCGTGCGCCCGGATTCTCCCGAAGCGGCCAGCGCCCAGGCCGGCAAATACAAGCAGGATCGCGCGCTGTTTCGGTCGCGCCTGCAGGCAGGCTACCGGGCCATGCTGGCAAGTCCGCAAGCCGACGCTGCCCGCACGGCCGCGATCGGCTACTGTTTCGGCGGTACCGGCGTGCTGGAACTGGCCCGCGCCGGTGTCGACGTGCGGGGCGTGGTCAGCTTCCATGGCGGGCTGGACAGCCCAACGCCCGCCGACGGCAAGAACATAAGAGGCAAGGTGCTGATCTTGCACGGCGCCGAGGATCCTTTCGTCAAGCCGGCTGATATCGATGCCCTGCTTGCGGAATTGCGCAGCGCCGACGTCGACTGGCAAATGATCAGCTACAGCGGCGCCGTGCATTCGTTCACCAATCCCGATGCCGGCAACGACGCCTCGACCGGCGCCGCCTACAACGCTTCTGCCGACCGGCGCTCCTGGGGCGCCATGCGGCAATTTTTTGACGAACTGTTCAATGCATCGGGCGGCAAGCCAGCAGACCAATGA
- the dmpH gene encoding 2-oxo-3-hexenedioate decarboxylase — protein sequence MALDSATIAKLAEHLETAELEAYDVTKITDDHPDMTIAEAYRVMEAIRDRKLARGIRQVGYKMGLTSRAKMVQMGVDKPGYGLLFDYFAVEDGGTIDIKKLIHPKVEAEIAFVTKAPLKGPGIHIGNVLAATDFVLPALEVIDSRYRDFKFDMVSVIADNSSSCRFVTGGRSRDVSDVDLKTLGLVMEKNGQPVGLSCGAAVLGHPAASVAMLANMLGAKGQELPAGSFIMTGGVTAAIAVEAGDNITVHYQDLGSISVNFA from the coding sequence ATGGCACTTGATTCCGCGACCATCGCCAAGCTGGCCGAGCACCTGGAGACGGCTGAACTCGAAGCCTACGACGTCACCAAGATCACCGACGACCACCCGGACATGACCATCGCCGAGGCCTACCGGGTGATGGAGGCGATCCGCGACCGCAAGCTCGCGCGCGGCATCCGCCAGGTCGGCTACAAGATGGGCCTGACCTCTCGCGCCAAGATGGTCCAGATGGGGGTCGACAAGCCCGGCTACGGCCTGCTGTTCGACTACTTCGCCGTGGAGGACGGCGGCACCATCGACATCAAAAAGCTCATCCACCCCAAGGTGGAGGCGGAAATCGCCTTCGTCACCAAGGCGCCGCTCAAGGGCCCCGGCATCCACATCGGCAACGTGCTGGCGGCCACCGATTTCGTGCTGCCGGCATTGGAAGTCATCGACTCGCGCTACCGCGACTTCAAGTTCGACATGGTCAGCGTCATCGCCGACAACAGCTCGTCGTGCCGCTTCGTGACCGGCGGGCGCAGCCGGGACGTGTCCGATGTGGACCTGAAAACGCTCGGCCTGGTGATGGAAAAGAACGGCCAGCCGGTCGGTCTTTCCTGCGGCGCGGCGGTATTGGGCCACCCGGCCGCCAGCGTGGCCATGCTGGCCAACATGCTCGGCGCCAAGGGTCAGGAGCTGCCGGCCGGCAGCTTCATCATGACCGGCGGCGTCACCGCCGCCATCGCGGTGGAGGCCGGTGACAACATCACCGTGCACTACCAGGACCTGGGGTCCATTTCGGTCAATTTCGCCTGA
- a CDS encoding protein adenylyltransferase SelO — protein MSEVEQRLLAGAYARLPADFYAPQAPTSLPRPYLIAFNPDLGGQLGLSGDLGPRDIDTLCGNHVPAHVQPLAAVYAGHQFGVYVPQLGDGRALLLGDLIDVDGARRELQLKGAGRTPFSRGADGRAVLRSTIREYLASEAMHGLGIPTTRALAIVGSDQPVYREQIETAAVLARLAPSHVRFGSFEFFHYRGEAQRVAQLADFVIDTQFPVFSGLPDCHHRLLREVIERTALLVAAWQAQGFVHGVMNTDNMSILGLTLDYGPYGFLDHFEAMRVFNHTDQRGRYAYANQGRVALWNLHALAEALSTLIPAEAREAALATFEPLFVGAYGELMRRKLGLLEARAQDADLVDRLLLALQAGHVDYPAFMRGLGTFRPHDAATRAPLLALSRAPESLAAWLDDYAARLAGESDPGEARQARMNAINPLYVLRTHLAERAIRRAADHRDYSEIERLRRLLARPFEPCPEMDEYAAPPLDDGGAIELSCSS, from the coding sequence ATGAGCGAAGTCGAACAGCGCCTTCTTGCCGGCGCCTACGCCCGCCTGCCCGCCGACTTCTACGCGCCGCAGGCGCCGACCTCGCTGCCGCGGCCCTACCTGATCGCCTTCAACCCGGACCTGGGCGGACAGCTCGGCCTGTCTGGTGATCTGGGGCCACGAGACATCGATACGCTGTGCGGCAACCACGTGCCCGCGCACGTGCAGCCGCTGGCCGCGGTGTACGCGGGCCACCAGTTCGGCGTCTACGTGCCGCAGCTGGGCGACGGCCGGGCGCTGCTGCTGGGTGATCTCATCGATGTCGACGGCGCCCGCCGCGAACTGCAGCTCAAGGGCGCCGGCCGGACGCCGTTTTCGCGCGGCGCCGACGGCCGGGCGGTGCTGCGCTCGACCATCCGCGAGTACCTGGCGAGCGAGGCCATGCACGGCCTGGGCATTCCGACTACCCGCGCGCTGGCCATCGTCGGCAGCGACCAGCCCGTTTACCGCGAGCAGATCGAGACCGCCGCCGTTCTGGCGCGCCTGGCGCCCAGCCACGTGCGCTTCGGCTCGTTCGAGTTCTTTCATTACCGGGGCGAGGCTCAGCGCGTGGCGCAGCTGGCCGATTTCGTGATTGACACGCAGTTTCCGGTGTTCAGCGGGCTGCCGGATTGCCATCACCGCCTGCTGCGCGAGGTGATCGAACGTACCGCCCTACTGGTCGCCGCCTGGCAGGCGCAGGGCTTCGTGCATGGCGTGATGAATACCGACAACATGTCGATTCTGGGCCTGACCCTGGACTACGGACCCTACGGGTTTCTGGACCATTTCGAGGCAATGCGGGTGTTCAATCACACCGACCAACGCGGGCGTTACGCCTATGCCAACCAGGGGCGCGTGGCCCTGTGGAACCTGCACGCGCTGGCCGAGGCCCTGTCCACGCTGATCCCCGCCGAGGCGCGCGAAGCGGCGCTGGCAACGTTCGAGCCGCTGTTCGTCGGCGCATACGGCGAACTCATGCGCCGCAAGCTCGGCTTGCTGGAAGCCCGCGCGCAGGATGCCGATCTGGTCGATCGCCTGCTGCTGGCGCTGCAGGCTGGGCATGTCGATTACCCGGCCTTCATGCGCGGCCTGGGCACGTTTCGCCCACACGATGCGGCGACCCGCGCCCCGCTGTTGGCCCTGTCGCGGGCGCCGGAATCACTCGCCGCGTGGCTGGACGATTACGCCGCCCGGCTGGCCGGGGAAAGCGACCCGGGCGAAGCCCGCCAGGCGCGCATGAACGCCATCAACCCGCTCTACGTGCTGCGCACGCATCTGGCGGAGCGCGCCATACGCCGGGCGGCCGATCATCGTGATTACAGCGAAATCGAGCGCCTGCGCCGCCTGCTGGCGCGACCGTTCGAACCGTGTCCGGAAATGGACGAGTACGCCGCGCCGCCGTTGGATGACGGCGGCGCGATCGAGTTGTCCTGCTCGTCCTGA
- a CDS encoding carboxypeptidase regulatory-like domain-containing protein, with translation MPAAALATEGQVIDATGAPVAQAMVTLQPAELALGASTYTVFTDADGRYTLPAKAAGTQLSVRKLGYAPVTLDPAQAAKITLTVATNTADSAPPSAWLPRTGADDLARANTILQCTSCHQFPSQKVRHYSEMLDGKSEAEKQAAWKAMINYMRVKFVQIGPDQSLYDPAKMDLKGVFDPSQGSFDAHDEEQISAFLAKHLPTRFDQLKSYDYGAPLGVTGKTLMREIQLPQDAFVREVGLTPDSPYLWGADLQHNRLLRVDPETGEQKPYPIPYAGPTGPHTIIDTPDGKFWVTMLEQGVVGRFDPKTEQWQLFDKFGKYEMAHDIAPDYKFQAMPDPKGRYWFTLIGSNRMASLDPATGQITTVDTPKDEGESPMHSSLYGAVITHDGKRVWFSQLSGGVGAINTETDKLDVYLPMPQGAGPRRMAIDDQDVLYVPMFGTGELLIYDSKADKELARVMMPDPSNASYSAVWDPWRKVVWLGTSNTDVIYRFDPADRSFEVFPLPSEMGYLRMITFDRRNGNLWTAYSNIPTGAGPSRFVMVDPGDAITVGSAQ, from the coding sequence ATGCCCGCCGCCGCCCTGGCCACCGAAGGGCAGGTCATCGACGCCACCGGCGCCCCCGTGGCACAGGCGATGGTGACACTGCAGCCGGCCGAACTGGCGCTGGGCGCCTCCACCTACACCGTCTTCACCGACGCCGACGGCCGCTACACACTGCCGGCCAAGGCGGCCGGCACGCAGCTGTCGGTGCGCAAGCTAGGCTACGCGCCGGTCACGCTGGACCCGGCCCAGGCGGCGAAAATCACCCTGACCGTAGCAACCAACACGGCCGACAGTGCGCCGCCGTCGGCCTGGCTGCCGCGCACCGGTGCCGATGACCTGGCGCGCGCCAACACCATCCTGCAATGCACCAGCTGCCACCAGTTCCCGTCGCAGAAGGTGCGTCATTACTCCGAAATGCTGGACGGCAAGTCCGAGGCGGAAAAGCAAGCCGCCTGGAAGGCCATGATCAACTACATGCGCGTCAAGTTCGTGCAGATCGGCCCTGACCAGAGCCTGTACGACCCGGCCAAGATGGACCTGAAGGGTGTTTTCGACCCCTCGCAGGGCTCGTTCGATGCGCACGACGAGGAGCAGATTTCGGCCTTCCTGGCCAAACATCTGCCGACCCGTTTCGATCAACTGAAAAGCTATGACTACGGCGCGCCGCTGGGCGTGACGGGTAAGACCCTGATGCGCGAAATCCAGCTGCCGCAGGATGCCTTCGTGCGCGAGGTCGGTCTGACGCCCGACTCCCCCTACCTGTGGGGCGCCGACCTGCAACACAACCGCCTGCTGCGGGTGGATCCGGAAACCGGCGAGCAGAAGCCCTACCCGATCCCCTACGCCGGCCCGACCGGACCGCACACCATCATCGATACGCCCGATGGCAAATTCTGGGTGACCATGCTGGAGCAGGGCGTGGTCGGTCGCTTTGATCCGAAGACCGAGCAGTGGCAGCTGTTCGACAAGTTCGGCAAGTACGAAATGGCGCACGACATTGCGCCGGACTACAAATTCCAGGCCATGCCGGATCCGAAGGGCCGCTACTGGTTCACGCTGATCGGCAGCAACCGCATGGCCAGTCTGGATCCGGCGACCGGTCAGATCACCACCGTCGACACGCCCAAGGACGAAGGCGAGTCGCCCATGCACAGCTCCCTGTACGGCGCGGTGATCACACACGACGGCAAGCGCGTGTGGTTCTCGCAGCTGTCCGGTGGTGTCGGCGCCATCAATACCGAAACCGACAAGCTGGATGTGTATCTGCCGATGCCGCAGGGCGCCGGACCTCGGCGCATGGCGATCGACGATCAGGACGTGCTGTACGTGCCCATGTTCGGCACCGGGGAGCTGCTGATCTACGACAGCAAGGCCGACAAGGAACTGGCCCGCGTGATGATGCCGGACCCCAGCAACGCCTCCTACAGCGCGGTCTGGGACCCGTGGCGCAAGGTGGTGTGGCTGGGCACCAGCAACACCGACGTGATCTACAGGTTCGACCCGGCCGATCGCAGCTTCGAGGTGTTCCCGCTGCCCAGCGAAATGGGCTACCTGCGCATGATCACGTTCGACCGGCGCAACGGCAACCTGTGGACGGCGTACTCCAACATCCCCACCGGTGCGGGTCCGAGCCGCTTCGTGATGGTCGATCCGGGCGACGCCATCACCGTCGGCTCGGCGCAATAA